The sequence GGAGCAGCGACAGATACCCTTCTCTACGGACTCCACCGAATTGGCCCTGCCGGCGTAGACATCTTCTTTGTCATTAGCGGTTTCATCATGGCTTACACGCGCCGGGACAATGCGGCTGGTATGCGTGACGCGCGGGTGTTCATCACGCGCCGTATCGAACGTGTAATTCCACTTTATTGGCTCTGGACAGCTGTAGTACTGATGCTGTGGATCGCTGGATTCATTCACAAAGCCCATGCATTCCCAGGCATCAAGACAATCATTGCTTCGCTTTTGCTGTGGCCGCTGGCGAACACGATCGAACCCTTTCAGCCTGTTCTGTCGCAGGGATGGACGCTATCATTCGAAGCTTATTTTTACGTGTTTTTTGCAGCGGCACTGATGGTCCGTGTGCCGGATCGGTTCATGGCCGTGTTTTTAAGTTTGGTATTTTTGGCAATTTTTCTGGTGGCGAGAAGTACCACGCATGATGCGTCTGTCTTGTACCTGACCGGTTCGCCACTGATCTGCGAATTCATTTTTGGCGTGGTGGCGGCACAGATCGCGAAAATGACCGCACGCATGGCTATCGGGGCCCGGTTGGCATATTTTGCGCTGGCTGCCGCTGTGATTGGTTTTTTTGTAATGATTTACACGACTTGGCGAGGTGTTTCAATCGACAATTATCGCGTGATCATTTTCGGCATCCCAGCTTTCGCAATCGTGCTGGGTGTGGTGATCTACGACATGGCAAAACCCGTCACGTCAAAGGCGCTGCTATTTCTCGGTGACGCGTCTTACTCGATCTACCTCTCGCATGGGTTCCTCACGATGCTCGCCGCCGGCCTTCTCAAGAAGGGACTGCTGCACACGGCCAACGCTGACATGTTGTGCAGCATTGGCACGATAGCGACCGTCGCACTTTCGTCTGTAACGTACCCCCTGATTGAAAAGCCGGTGCTTAGACTCGTCAAGTATCGCCGCCTCTCTTCCAGGCTGGGGACCGTTTCGGCATAAGCGTCCCACGCGCCGCTGCAAGGCCGTCTATATGCTCGTCGACCAACAGCCAACTCGAGTCCTCAAAAAGGGACTTGAGATCCTCTTTCAGTATTGCGAATAAGGCTCTGGGCTGAGGCGGCCGATCGCTCCTGATCGCACCGCCCTCACGCAGCTTCAGATAGGTTCAGGCAAGGTTCGTCGCTACCGCAACACGCCAGACGATTGGGCGTTGTCAGCGGCGAACGAACGGTGTGCGGAAGGTATCGCGCCTTCGCCGATATCCATAATCTCGGCAAGGCGCTCAGCATAATACTCAGGCAGATACTGGCCGACGTCGTACTTTCTCTCAGGGTTCGATAGATGCGTGGCCAGTTGCCCAAGCGCCCGCTTCAGACTCTCCGGATCAGTGCTGAATTTGATCTTGTTGCCTACAGCGTCTGCGGTCGTCGCCATGCTTCCGCCATCGCGAACAAGTGCAGGCAGGCCGAGCATCGCGGCCTCGATGATGATGAGCGGCGCGTTTTCCGCGCACACCGACGGCACGATGACGGCATCGGCGAAGCGCCGCATATCCGCGAACAACTTCTCCTGCGGCATGCTGCCGAAAAAAATCAGCTTGCCACGCTCAATGAGTGACGCGAAGCGTTGCTCGATGACCGCTCGCTCCGGACCCTCCCCATAAACACCAATAGCGTCGATGTGCTCGAAGTCCGCCGCTTGCGCAAGCTCGATGAACTGCGCGAGGCCTTTTTCCTGCGCAATTCTTCCAGCAAACGCCAGGTTGAAGCGCGTCTTGCCGCGGATGGCCAAGGGAATCAGCGGAGTGGGTACAGCGGACGGATTATGCAGAATCACCGTGTTATCGATCCCGCAGCGGTTCAACGCTTCCTGCATGAACGGACTGGGGCAAAGTATCTGATCGAATACGCGCGACGGCTGACACGCCGCACGCACGGCATGCCAGTACGTCTTGGTCATGAGGTCGTGCATGAGACCTTTGGGCGACGAACGAAGCGTGAACGCAGTGCGCGTGCTCAAGGCTTCAAGCGGAAGAATCAGGGGCCGGCCATTCTCGAAGTATTGCATCGCCGGGTTGTAATAGACGAGATGGTAGTCGTGGCACGTATGATACGTGCGGTAGCCCAGATCGCGCTTGTAACGCGCGATCACGCTCAGTATCGAAGGCGAGAGGGCGTTATGGTAGTTATGCACCAGCACCCGATGCGGCCGAAACCTGAGAATGGTTTGCTCGAGCGCGCGAGCGGCAGCAACATTCCAGATTCTCGACAGTATGGAAGTTTGCATAACGAATCGACTGTCGTCGAAGCGCTCGACATCCACCCCTGGCAATGTACTCAAAAGCTTCGCGGATTGTTTATAAACAATCTCCGCGCCGCCCATGTGCAAAAAATCGTTGATCAGCAATACCCTGCAGCGCTGCATCTCCCCGCTCCTTTTTCAATGCACAAATGGGATCAAGCAAAACGTGGACGGTATTGACCGGAATTTCTCGCTCGGGAGATCTTAGCGCGTCCAATTCGACGGCTATGTTTGCCAGTACACGTAGCGCAACATAACGGCAGCGCGCCATTAAAACTGAGGAAACCGCCCGTTCCAACTGCCACCTTTCTTCAGGTAGTGCAAGAAGAGCGGAATGCCGGTCAATTGCGCCGCGAATCGCCGCGTCGACGCACTGTCGTCGACGATAATCGTGCGCAGTCGAAACGGATCACTCTGATAATCGTTCCAACCGACGTCGCATGTGCGCGCACTCTTGTAACCCGCCGCTGCCACGAAACTGACTTCGCGATCGCCATAGTTGCCGTTCGGGTAGGCAAAGTGTTCGCAAACATCGCGCAGCAGCACCTCGATTTCATGCTTGCTGTTGCCGATTTCGTCTGCGCATTCAATATCGCTGCACCGGGTCAGCACGGGATGGAACCGCGTATGAGCCTGAAAGTCCACGTACGCCCGCATGGTTTCAATGTGCTCGATGCTGAGGCCGGTCGCCCGATCATCGGCGTCCTGGTGGTAACCGTGTGCCGCGAGTTCGGCCAGGCGCTCCACATTCGTCATGCGCTTCAACCGTTCGTGGCCCGCCTGCACGGAACCGGGATGCAGCCACCAATGGCTGCGCGAACGGCCGACGATGCTACTGCAGAGAAAGATCGTCGGCCGGACGTTGTGCTTGATGAAGATCGGCAGCAAAGCTGCGTTGCCCACATGCCCGTCGTCAAATGTGATGGCCGCGCGGGGGCGTCCGCGGCCGGGCGCAGCGACATCTGTCAGCGGCACCAGATCACATATTTTCCGAAGGTAGGCGAGATGCCTGTCGAGCGTCGCCGGGTCGGGGTCGTGATAGAGCAGGACCGCCACCCGGTCGCGCCATAGCCACACGCGCGTCGCTCGTGCAATGCCTGTCAAGACGACCAGCACAGCAAGCGCTTCCTTGATTAATGCCTTACCTCGATTCATCTCGCTTCTCCGCTCTGTGCGTTTCGAAGAACCCGGTGCCGCGAAGATTGCGCCCGGTCTTGTGCTGAATCTGGACATTAAGGACCCGGCGGACTGCCTGAAAGGATGCGGCTACTCACTCGTTCGCTCGAGCACGGCGCCTTCGGCAGTGGGCCACACGCCGTCTCTCGCACCCACTTTCAACGCGTTGGCGATATGCCGCGCAACACTGGGCGCGGCGTGCCTCGCGCCGTAGACAAAACGCATGACGGGCCCAAAGCTATGAGCGGAGGCCGGTCCGATCACATAGAGGCCACGAACCTGTGTCTCGAAGTTGGACGTGAGCTCGGGCAGGCCGCCGTCGACCGAAATCGCGTCCACGATGTCTTTCGATAGAAACGCATGCTGACGCATATCGGTCTTGAAGCCGGTCGCGGCGATGACATGGTCGGCGGCAACAGACGATTCCCTGTTCTCGCTTATCACGTGCAAGATGACCTGATCCTTCTCGACCGCGGCGGAACGGACCTCGGTCCGAAACGAGATCGTCACCTTGCCGACGACCCGATCGCGCAACCACCAGGCGCCGGACGCTCCGTACGACTTCTCCATGATCTGCTGGCGCCGCGCTCGACCGAGCATATGGAAAAGGCGCGGATACTCAGACAGGAAGAGCGAGCGCCAACCTCGTCCCAAGCCAGCGTCGGGACGCACCAGCCTGGCCAGGATGCCACGCGAAGCTTGCGGCCTTGGATGCCATATCACGCCCGCTTCGCGCATGAGAATGTGAACCCGCGATCCTTGCTCGTGCAGCAGCGCGGCGAGTCCCAGCGCAGACTGTCCGCCGCCGACAATCGCGACGTCTTTGCCTTGCGCCCATGCAAGGTCGCCATATAGCGCCGAATGAGAGGCATAGCGTTCGGGTAGACCTTGCAGTACGACAGGGGTTTGCGCGAAGCCCTTGAGTCCTAAGGCGATCACTACCTTGCGCGCGACGAGGGAGCGGCCGTCGCTCAACGCCAATTGAAAGTGCCCGTCGACACGTCGCAGACTGACGACGTCGACCGCCTGGATATTGTCGACCAGGTTCGACTGAAACCAGCACGCGTAGTCCACGAATGTCTCGAGCGGCAACTCCATACCCATCGGCTGATAGCGCATCCCCTTCTGGCGGTAGTAATCCTCCAGCGTGAATCCGCGTTGCGGCGCATGGAGGTTCGACGCGAACGCCTCGGAGCGCAGAAGCATGCCAGGCGGCATGAAGTTGATCCAGGCGCGCATCGGCTGGCCGAGAATCTGATGGGCCACACCCGCGGCGCTCAGGTGGGCGGCCAAAGACGATCCATATGGCCCTGCGCCAATGATTGCGGTGTCAGTGAACGACATTGATCATCTCCATCCAGGGACAGCACTCACGGCTTCCAGGCGCCCAGACTCGAGGCCGGCGTTGCGAAGCACGACACGTTGTCAAATACCAGCCCACACTAAACTTTCACCTGCAACAGTCTGAGTGCCCTCGTCGCCTTCAATGCGCGCTTCAAGCGCTGCAGCGGACTAAGAAGGCAATAAAACTGCAGTGCCGGACAGGGATCGCTCCAGCGAAAATATCCATCAACAATCTTCGTACGCTCGGCCAGCAGATGAAGCGGCACGCGCTCGGCCATCGTCGCGCGCCACGCGACCGGCACCCGGCACGACGGCTCTGGTACGGGCGGCAGTCCGAGTTCATGCCGGTAAGCGGCAAGCGGAATGTTGACCCCGCACAGCGTGGCGATTTCTTCCTGCCAGTCCGTACGGCCGACCGTCGGCTCGACCATCACGAACTGCCTATGGTTGTCGTCCCACTTGTATTCGATGCTACCCATGCCCTC comes from Burkholderia sp. GAS332 and encodes:
- a CDS encoding Peptidoglycan/LPS O-acetylase OafA/YrhL, contains acyltransferase and SGNH-hydrolase domains, encoding MSSFSAKSSPIKLGGLQALRAVAVILVVYFHVSTAVYDYHGAATDTLLYGLHRIGPAGVDIFFVISGFIMAYTRRDNAAGMRDARVFITRRIERVIPLYWLWTAVVLMLWIAGFIHKAHAFPGIKTIIASLLLWPLANTIEPFQPVLSQGWTLSFEAYFYVFFAAALMVRVPDRFMAVFLSLVFLAIFLVARSTTHDASVLYLTGSPLICEFIFGVVAAQIAKMTARMAIGARLAYFALAAAVIGFFVMIYTTWRGVSIDNYRVIIFGIPAFAIVLGVVIYDMAKPVTSKALLFLGDASYSIYLSHGFLTMLAAGLLKKGLLHTANADMLCSIGTIATVALSSVTYPLIEKPVLRLVKYRRLSSRLGTVSA
- a CDS encoding Glycosyltransferase involved in cell wall bisynthesis is translated as MQRCRVLLINDFLHMGGAEIVYKQSAKLLSTLPGVDVERFDDSRFVMQTSILSRIWNVAAARALEQTILRFRPHRVLVHNYHNALSPSILSVIARYKRDLGYRTYHTCHDYHLVYYNPAMQYFENGRPLILPLEALSTRTAFTLRSSPKGLMHDLMTKTYWHAVRAACQPSRVFDQILCPSPFMQEALNRCGIDNTVILHNPSAVPTPLIPLAIRGKTRFNLAFAGRIAQEKGLAQFIELAQAADFEHIDAIGVYGEGPERAVIEQRFASLIERGKLIFFGSMPQEKLFADMRRFADAVIVPSVCAENAPLIIIEAAMLGLPALVRDGGSMATTADAVGNKIKFSTDPESLKRALGQLATHLSNPERKYDVGQYLPEYYAERLAEIMDIGEGAIPSAHRSFAADNAQSSGVLR
- a CDS encoding Polysaccharide deacetylase, which encodes MNRGKALIKEALAVLVVLTGIARATRVWLWRDRVAVLLYHDPDPATLDRHLAYLRKICDLVPLTDVAAPGRGRPRAAITFDDGHVGNAALLPIFIKHNVRPTIFLCSSIVGRSRSHWWLHPGSVQAGHERLKRMTNVERLAELAAHGYHQDADDRATGLSIEHIETMRAYVDFQAHTRFHPVLTRCSDIECADEIGNSKHEIEVLLRDVCEHFAYPNGNYGDREVSFVAAAGYKSARTCDVGWNDYQSDPFRLRTIIVDDSASTRRFAAQLTGIPLFLHYLKKGGSWNGRFPQF
- a CDS encoding Predicted flavoprotein CzcO associated with the cation diffusion facilitator CzcD, which translates into the protein MSFTDTAIIGAGPYGSSLAAHLSAAGVAHQILGQPMRAWINFMPPGMLLRSEAFASNLHAPQRGFTLEDYYRQKGMRYQPMGMELPLETFVDYACWFQSNLVDNIQAVDVVSLRRVDGHFQLALSDGRSLVARKVVIALGLKGFAQTPVVLQGLPERYASHSALYGDLAWAQGKDVAIVGGGQSALGLAALLHEQGSRVHILMREAGVIWHPRPQASRGILARLVRPDAGLGRGWRSLFLSEYPRLFHMLGRARRQQIMEKSYGASGAWWLRDRVVGKVTISFRTEVRSAAVEKDQVILHVISENRESSVAADHVIAATGFKTDMRQHAFLSKDIVDAISVDGGLPELTSNFETQVRGLYVIGPASAHSFGPVMRFVYGARHAAPSVARHIANALKVGARDGVWPTAEGAVLERTSE